From Anopheles coluzzii chromosome 3, AcolN3, whole genome shotgun sequence, the proteins below share one genomic window:
- the LOC120959065 gene encoding 37 kDa salivary gland allergen Aed a 2-like has translation MIVTGVLLFILLELFAQASQAFKALDPEEAWYVYERCHEDHLPSGPNRETYLKTWKFWKLEPNDAVTHCYVKCTLAGLQMYDEKTKTFKPETVPVQHEAYKSFTEVESSKVNELQQALSSLNAGSGSCAEVFNAYLPVHNKYVGVSRKIYHGTVDSVAKVYEAKPDIKKQEESFFAYCAKKALGANGKEGYKKIRDYELADSAEFRNAMDCVFRGFRYMDDSGLKVDEVVRDFNLINKSDLEPEVRSVLASCTGTQAYDYYSCLLNSPVKEEFRNAFYFHELRSANYGYLAMGKVYEGPEKVKEELKKLNY, from the exons ATGATCGTGACAGGAGTGTtgctttttattcttcttgaGCTGTTTGCGCAG GCCTCACAAGCATTCAAAGCACTGGATCCTGAAGAGGCATGGTATGTGTACGAGCGCTGTCATGAAGATCACCTTCCATCGGGACCGAACAGGGAAACTTATCTGAAAACATGGAAATTTTGGAAGCTGGAACCCAATGATGCCGTCACGCACTGCTACGTTAAGTGTACGCTGGCAGGTCTGCAAATGTACGACGAAAAGACCAAAACATTTAAG CCCGAAACGGTACCAGTACAGCATGAAGCTTACAAATCATTTACCGAGGTCGAATCCAGCAAAGTTAACGAGTTGCAGCAAGCCCTATCCTCGCTCAATGCCGGAAGTGGTAGCTGCGCGGAGGTGTTCAATGCTTACCTCCCCGTGCATAACAAGTATGTCGGTGTTTCCCGGAAAATATACCATGGAACAGTTGACAGTGTAGCTAAAGTCTATGAAGCAAAACCAGATATCAAGAAACAGGAAGAGTCTTTCTTTGCGTACTGCGCGAAGAAGGCTTTGGGTGCAAACGGAAAGGAAGGATATAAGAAGATACGTGATTATGAGCTTGCTGATAGTGCAGAGTTTAGGAATGCAATGGATTGTGTGTTCCGTGGTTTTCGGTACATGGATGACAGTGGTTTGAAG GTTGATGAGGTGGTGCGTGACTTTAACCTGATCAATAAGAGTGACCTGGAGCCTGAGGTGCGATCAGTGCTGGCAAGCTGCACCGGAACGCAAGCGTACGATTATTACTCCTGCCTGCTGAATAGCCCAGTGAAGGAAGAGTTTAGGAATGCTTTCTACTTCCACGAACTACGATCCGCAAACTACGGTTATCTGGCGATGGGAAAAGTTTACGAAGGCCCGGAAAAGGTTAAGGAAGAGTTAAAGAAACTAAACTATTGA
- the LOC120960084 gene encoding 37 kDa salivary gland allergen Aed a 2-like, with protein MIVAPVVLSIFLQLFVQAAQPWKALDPEQALYVYKRCYEDHLPAGSSRVTYLKSWNAWKLEPNDAVTHCYAKCVLIGLQLYEEKDKAFKSERIPVQHEAYKTLNEANSREVTEYQQALASINAGDGSCVALYNAYLPVHNKFVDLSRKLYHGTVEGAAKIYAAMPQIKQKGESFFAYCAKKIWGGYKKKEWKRGRNYELSGSSQFKKVIDCIFRGLRYMDDSGLKVDEVVRDFNLINKSDLEPEVRSVLASCTGTQAYDYYSCLLNSPVKEDFKNAFDFHELRSADYAFLLRGKAYEGPEQVKEEMKHLNTTVHF; from the exons ATGATTGTGGCACCAGTAGTGTTATCAATTTTCCTTCAATTGTTTGTGCAG GCAGCACAACCTTGGAAAGCGTTGGATCCTGAACAGGCCTTGTATGTGTACAAGCGTTGCTACGAAGATCACCTTCCTGCTGGATCAAGCCGAGTCACTTATCTAAAATCATGGAACGCTTGGAAGCTGGAACCCAACGATGCCGTCACACACTGCTACGCTAAATGTGTACTGATCGGTCTGCAACTCTATGAAGAAAAGGACAAGGCATTTAAG TCTGAAAGGATCCCCGTTCAGCATGAAGCATATAAAACACTCAATGAAGCCAACTCCAGGGAAGTCACCGAATATCAGCAAGCCCTCGCTTCTATCAATGCTGGAGATGGTAGCTGCGTTGCGCTGTATAATGCCTATCTCCCGGTGCACAACAAGTTTGTGGATCTTTCCCGCAAACTGTACCACGGTACGGTTGAGGGAGCAGCTAAAATCTATGCCGCAATGCCACAAATCAAACAGAAAGGCGAGTCCTTCTTTGCATACTGCGCGAAGAAGATATGGGGCGGATACAAAAAGAAGGAATGGAAGAGAGGCCGCAACTATGAACTTTCAGGTAGTTCGCAGTTCAAGAAAGTGATCGATTGTATCTTTCGCGGGTTGCGGTATATGGATGACAGTGGTTTGAAG GTTGATGAGGTGGTGCGTGACTTCAACCTAATCAATAAGAGTGACCTGGAGCCTGAGGTGCGATCAGTGCTGGCAAGCTGCACGGGAACGCAAGCGTACGATTATTACTCCTGCCTGCTGAATAGCCCAGTGAAGGAAGATTTCAAGAATGCTTTTGATTTCCACGAACTACGATCTGCCGACTACGCCTTCCTACTACGAGGGAAAGCCTACGAAGGTCCAGAACAGGTTAAGGAGGAAATGAAGCATCTAAACACTACTGTCCATTTCTAA
- the LOC125907303 gene encoding 37 kDa salivary gland allergen Aed a 2-like: MQLTPRSVHLVHLLLAATTLISPSWSNHQSQQPAVQALSPDDTLFAHLRCFELFASGQQSRDRGADAADWLGGNRERYLHRVERTPAFVKCVLGWMHFYDSSERRFNVNILRTQYNAYKQWMTLSEEDVDDFIHEVNNIGALNSSNDAEVYDALKLLFTNHSASFFQLFLRDPTVLQNMYDDKSLSVRKPNQTVVQFCELQMAAELWDDICLIRAYQISNHTEAMERHIACIFRGFQYLDANSSIDVKEIARDYELTGTLHEASKNSIEECARNASEKDDIPKRSLAMYSCLLDGSHSEVFKKAFDFREVRSGNLTFLVQNLPYDRDQVRQQILALDKEHCNDQQPLAGRFIED, from the exons ATGCAGCTCACGCCACGCTCAGTGCATCTGGTGCATCTGCTACTTGCTGCCACCACGCTGATAAGCCCATCGTGGAGCAATCATCAGAGCCAGCAGCCCGCTGTACAAGCATTATCACCGGATGACACACTGTTTGCTCACTTGCGATGCTTCGAACTGTTTGCCAGCGGGCAACAATCCCGTGATCGtggtgctgatgctgccgATTGGTTGGGAGGTAACCGGGAGCGCTATCTGCATCGGGTCGAACGAACGCCAGCGTTTGTGAAGTGTGTTTTGGGTTGGATGCATTTTTATGATTCGTCAGAAAGGCGCTTTAAT GTAAACATTTTGAGAACGCAGTATAATGCGTACAAACAATGGATGACACTGAGCGAGGAAGATGTCGACGACTTTATACACGAAGTGAACAATATTGGAGCGCTAAACAGCTCGAATGATGCAGAAGTGTACGACGCCCTTAAGCTGCTCTTTACCAATCACTCAGCTTCATTCTTTCAACTCTTTCTGCGCGATCCAACGGTGCTTCAGAATATGTATGACGATAAG TCTCTTTCAGTTcgcaaaccaaaccaaacggtGGTTCAGTTTTGTGAGCTCCAAATGGCAGCAGAACTGTGGGACGACATTTGTCTTATACGAGCGTACCAGATAAGCAACCATACGGAGGCAATGGAAAGGCATATTGCTTGTATATTTCGAGGTTTTCAATATCTCGATGCAAATAGTTCAATTGAT GTCAAAGAAATCGCCAGAGATTATGAGCTGACAGGAACATTACATGAAGCTTCCAAGAATTCCATTGAAGAGTGTGCCAGAAATGCTTCCGAAAAGGATGACATCCCCAAGCGGAGTCTTGCCATGTACAGCTGTCTACTGGACGGCTCCCACAGTGAGGTGTTCAAGAAGGCTTTCGATTTCCGTGAAGTACGCTCCGGCAATCTAACCTTCCTTGTGCAGAACCTCCCATACGATCGGGATCAAGTGAGGCAGCAAATACTGGCACTGGACAAGGAACATTGCAATGATCAGCAGCCACTTGCTGGTAGGTTTATCGAGGATTAA